A stretch of Larus michahellis chromosome Z, bLarMic1.1, whole genome shotgun sequence DNA encodes these proteins:
- the MACIR gene encoding macrophage immunometabolism regulator isoform X1: MEVDINGESRTTLSTLPVPLAEVSPAGRMEAEKPRCSSTPCSPMRRTVTGYQILHMDSNYLVGFTTGEELLKLAQKCTGSEENKGESGPNLRSKQLDSGLTRSSRLYKTRSRYYQPYEIPAVNGRRRRRMPSSGDKCTKALPYEPYKALHGPLPLCLLKGKRAHSKSLDYLNLDKMSIKEPADTEVLQYQLQHLTLRGDRMFARNNT, from the coding sequence ATGGAAGTTGACATCAATGGAGAGTCCAGAACTACTCTATCCACCCTCCCTGTGCCTCTTGCGGAGGTGAGTCCTGCGGGCAGGATGGAAGCAGAGAAGCCCCGCTGTTCCAGTACCCCCTGCTCACCAATGCGACGGACTGTTACGGGCTATCAGATCCTTCACATGGATTCTAACTACCTGGTTGGCTTCACGACTGGAGAGGAGCTGCTAAAATTAGCCCAGAAGTGTACAGGAAGTGAAGAGAATAAAGGGGAATCTGGGCCAAACTTGCGCTCCAAGCAGCTTGATTCAGGACTTACACGTTCCTCCCGTTTGTACAAAACTAGAAGTAGGTACTATCAGCCATATGAGATCCCAGCAGTAaatggaaggaggaggagacggaTGCCCAGCTCAGGGGATAAATGCACTAAGGCTTTACCGTATGAACCTTACAAGGCACTTCATGGTCCCCTGcctctttgccttttaaaaggtAAAAGGGCTCATTCAAAATCCCTGGACTACCTCAATTTAGACAAAATGAGCATTAAGGAACCTGCTGACACAGAAGTGCTACAATACCAGCTCCAACACCTTACCCTCAGAGGGGACCGTATGTTTGCAAGAAATAATACATGA
- the MACIR gene encoding macrophage immunometabolism regulator isoform X2 yields MTNKILFIKTVGILFTPGLLAQGARGWFETKQGSRDGNITYHPSQSMNTNKEDSIVFKMEVDINGESRTTLSTLPVPLAEVSPAGRMEAEKPRCSSTPCSPMRRTVTGYQILHMDSNYLVGFTTGEELLKLAQKCTGSEENKGESGPNLRSKQLDSGLTRSSRLYKTRSRYYQPYEIPAVNGRRRRRMPSSGDKCTKALPYEPYKALHGPLPLCLLKGKRAHSKSLDYLNLDKMSIKEPADTEVLQYQLQHLTLRGDRMFARNNT; encoded by the exons ATGACAAATAAAATCCTCTTCATCAAAACAGTGGGGATTTTGTTTACTCCTGGTTTATTAGCACAGGGAGCAAGAGGCTGGTTTGAGACTAAGCAGGGAAGCAGAGATGGGAACATTACTTACCATCCTTCCCAGTCCATGAACACAAACAAG gagGATAGCATTGTGTTTAAAATGGAAGTTGACATCAATGGAGAGTCCAGAACTACTCTATCCACCCTCCCTGTGCCTCTTGCGGAGGTGAGTCCTGCGGGCAGGATGGAAGCAGAGAAGCCCCGCTGTTCCAGTACCCCCTGCTCACCAATGCGACGGACTGTTACGGGCTATCAGATCCTTCACATGGATTCTAACTACCTGGTTGGCTTCACGACTGGAGAGGAGCTGCTAAAATTAGCCCAGAAGTGTACAGGAAGTGAAGAGAATAAAGGGGAATCTGGGCCAAACTTGCGCTCCAAGCAGCTTGATTCAGGACTTACACGTTCCTCCCGTTTGTACAAAACTAGAAGTAGGTACTATCAGCCATATGAGATCCCAGCAGTAaatggaaggaggaggagacggaTGCCCAGCTCAGGGGATAAATGCACTAAGGCTTTACCGTATGAACCTTACAAGGCACTTCATGGTCCCCTGcctctttgccttttaaaaggtAAAAGGGCTCATTCAAAATCCCTGGACTACCTCAATTTAGACAAAATGAGCATTAAGGAACCTGCTGACACAGAAGTGCTACAATACCAGCTCCAACACCTTACCCTCAGAGGGGACCGTATGTTTGCAAGAAATAATACATGA